In a genomic window of Brassica rapa cultivar Chiifu-401-42 chromosome A10, CAAS_Brap_v3.01, whole genome shotgun sequence:
- the LOC103845518 gene encoding F-box protein At1g30790, which translates to MAAMEPSPTRDLAHDQNSPKNIPFDLTFEILSRLPAKSIIRFQSVSKLWSSIIRSKDLADSFLIHSKTRPRLLFTFKHFDSRQRFIFSAPEHDTEENSSTARHDMTISDLVSYYIKSRPVNGLICCTRGSSIAVCNPTTRQILKLPDVTLNGRDMYARLGYDPVQDQYKVLCVMMHDGFDSRTKDNIEQEHFVFTLGCQQQEWRKIEFIDVGDPYTDVKGGVCISGGIYYVIGHKKIARFDVRSEKVELINAPQEDMLNEEDIKKVIVYHSSDDISTINAHCWTLVNHQGKLGGTDYQEFHLMRLWIQEEEDESWNIMTCDVPTDWGDLFRDKGLSSPGEIHTGEVMLVSDTLESSKPFTVYYYDMIRESFRSATVEGIADSEFRRGIHGFGKRNRDMLCFPGHIENIMFF; encoded by the coding sequence ATGGCCGCCATGGAACCGTCACCAACACGTGACCTAGCTCACGACCAAAACTCTCCAAAAAACATTCCATTTGACCTAACTTTTGAGATACTCTCGAGACTTCCTGCCAAATCCATCATCAGGTTCCAATCTGTATCCAAGCTTTGGTCCTCTATCATCCGCAGCAAAGATCTCGCAGACTCGTTCCTGATTCACTCAAAGACTCGACCACGTCTACTTTTCACCTTCAAGCACTTCGATTCCAGGCAACGTTTCATCTTCTCTGCTCCAGAACACGACACCGAAGAAAACTCATCCACAGCCAGACACGACATGACAATCTCGGACCTCGTCAGCTACTACATCAAATCTCGCCCTGTGAACGGTCTGATATGTTGCACGCGTGGTTCATCGATAGCAGTTTGTAATCCCACCACCAGACAAATCTTGAAACTGCCAGATGTTACACTCAACGGAAGAGACATGTACGCACGTCTCGGTTACGATCCTGTCCAAGACCAGTACAAAGTCTTGTGTGTGATGATGCATGACGGGTTTGACAGCCGCACAAAAGACAATATAGAGCAGGAGCATTTCGTTTTCACATTGGGATGTCAACAACAAGAGTGGAGAAAGATTGAGTTCATCGACGTCGGAGATCCTTACACGGATGTCAAAGGAGGGGTTTGCATCAGTGGTggtatatattatgtaattggACATAAAAAGATAGCTAGGTTCGATGTTAGATCCGAGAAGGTGGAGCTTATTAACGCACCACAAGAAGATATGTTAAACGAAGAGGATATCAAAAAAGTAATCGTTTACCATAGCTCAGACGATATCTCAACAATAAACGCTCACTGTTGGACTCTTGTAAACCACCAAGGTAAGTTAGGAGGAACTGATTATCAGGAATTCCATCTTATGCGTTTGTGGAttcaagaagaggaagatgaatcATGGAACATCATGACTTGCGATGTGCCTACTGACTGGGGAGATTTGTTTAGAGACAAAGGACTGTCTTCTCCGGGAGAGATTCATACAGGAGAAGTTATGTTGGTGTCTGATACGTTGGAGTCGTCTAAGCCTTTCACTGTTTACTATTACGACATGATCAGAGAGAGTTTCAGAAGTGCAACAGTGGAAGGTATCGCGGATAGTGAGTTTAGACGTGGTATCCACGGTTTTGGTAAGCGTAATCGTGATATGTTGTGTTTTCCAGGTCACATTGAGAATATCATGTTCTTCTAA
- the LOC103845512 gene encoding uncharacterized protein LOC103845512 encodes MAPSRNVIVATGLVVFASAGLAFPFYMASSKKPVIDPTKPLPPQATFRGPYINTGSRDVGPDHRTYPKK; translated from the exons ATGGCACCATCACGTAACGTCATTGTAGCCACGGGTCTGGTTGTTTTCGCATCTGCAGGCTTAGCTTTCCCCTTTTACATGGC ATCGTCAAAGAAACCAGTGATTGATCCAACAAAACCGCTACCTCCTCAAGCAACTTTTAGAGGACCTTACATCAACACTGGTTCTCGCGATGTTGGTCCTGACCATCGAACCTACCCAAAGAAATAA
- the LOC103845511 gene encoding histone H2B.10: MAKADKKPAEKKPAETTTAAAAEKKPKAGKKLPKDPAVAGDKKKKRTKKSVETYKIYIFKVLKQVHPDIGISSKAMGIMNSFINDIFEKLAGESSKLARYNKKPTITSREIQTAVRLVLPGELAKHAVSEGTKAVTKFTSS; this comes from the coding sequence ATGGCAAAGGCTGACAAGAAACCAGCAGAGAAGAAGCCGGCGGAAACCACCACCGCGGCGGCAGCAGAGAAGAAGCCAAAAGCCGGGAAGAAGCTACCGAAGGACCCCGCCGTGGCCggagacaagaagaagaagcggaCCAAGAAGAGCGTGGAGACCTACAAGATCTACATCTTCAAGGTGCTGAAGCAGGTTCACCCGGACATCGGGATCTCGAGCAAAGCCATGGGGATCATGAACAGCTTCATCAACGACATCTTCGAGAAGCTCGCCGGCGAGTCTTCCAAGCTTGCGAGGTACAACAAGAAGCCCACGATCACTTCGAGGGAGATTCAGACGGCGGTGAGGCTCGTGTTGCCTGGAGAGTTGGCGAAGCATGCTGTCTCTGAGGGTACCAAGGCGGTGACCAAGTTCACGAGTTCTTAG
- the LOC103845517 gene encoding serine/threonine-protein kinase SRPK, whose protein sequence is MADERDGGRLSDASDYSSEDEGTEDYRRGGYHAVRVGDTFKNGSYVIQSKLGWGHFSTVWLAWDTLKSRYVALKIQKSAQHYTEAAMDEIKILKQIAEGDAEDKKCVVKLLDHFKHAGPNGQHVCMVFEYLGDNLLSVIKYSDYRGVPLNMVKELCFHILVGLDYLHRELSIIHTDIKPENILLCSTINPEADARRTGAPLVLPTAKDKAVAEKEKPKSYTYSADMTKNQKKKIRKKANKKVVVEEEGSEESERVSNSEAKPNGNLTVEGSEGSSERAKEAENVGEKSRGNRRGSRATRQKLLADVDRKCKLVDFGNACWTYKQFTSDIQTRQYRCPEVILGSKYSTSADMWSFACICFELATGDVLFDPHSGENYERDEDHLALMMELLGVMPRKIALGGRYSRDYFNRQGELRHIRRLRFWPLSKVLMEKYEFSEEDAVAMQDFITPILEFAPEKRPTAAQCLTHPWLNPVPRSLKSLPSPQKPKEEDSTDENKAKEKDEREAMEVGVGNIAIDGSEEKVSARAGRQSARDLRT, encoded by the exons ATGGCGGATGAGAGAGACGGAGGACGCCTGAGTGACGCTAGCGATTATTCTTCAGAGGATGAAGGAACAGAGGATTACAGGAGAGGAGGGTACCATGCGGTGCGAGTGGGCGATACTTTCAAGAATGGATCTTATGTGATTCAGAGTAAGCTTGGTTGGGGTCACTTCTCCACTGTTTGGCTCGCTTGGGACACTCTCAAATCC CGTTATGTAGCTTTGAAAATCCAGAAGAGCGCACAGCACTACACTGAGGCAGCCATGGACGAGATCAAAATCTTGAAACAGATCGCGGAAGGAGACGCCGAAGACAAGAAATGTGTTGTGAAGCTTCTTGATCATTTTAAGCACGCGGGTCCTAACGGGCAGCATGTGTGCATGGTCTTTGAGTATTTGGGAGATAACCTCTTGTCTGTTATCAAGTACAGCGACTACCGTGGTGTCCCTCTCAACATGGTTAAAGAGCTTTGTTTCCATATTCTTGTTGGTTTGGATTATCTTCACCGCGAGCTTTCGATTATCCATACCGATATCAAACCGGAGAATATTCTCCTCTGTTCCACCATCAACCCTGAGGCAGATGCTAGGAGAACCGGTGCTCCTCTTGTTCTTCCAACCGCTAAGGACAAGGCTGTTGCTGAGAAAGAGAAACCGAAGAGTTACACGTACAGTGCAGATATGActaagaatcagaagaagaagatccgTAAGAAAGCTAATAAGAAGGTAGTGGTTGAAGAGGAAGGTTCAGAGGAAAGTGAGAGAGTTTCTAACTCCGAGGCGAAACCAAACGGAAACTTAACTGTGGAGGGTTCAGAAGGGAGTTCCGAAAGAGCGAAAGAAGCAGAGAATGTCGGCGAAAAGAGTCGGGGGAATAGGAGAGGAAGTAGAGCTACTAGGCAGAAGTTGCTTGCGGATGTTGATAGGAAATGCAAGCTGGTTGATTTTGGGAATGCTTGTTGGACTTATAAGCAGTTCACGAGCGATATTCAGACAAGGCAGTATCGTTGTCCTGAGGTTATTCTTGGCTCAAAGTACTCAACCTCTGCGGATATGTGGTCTTTTGCTTGTATTTGCTTCGAGCTTGCTACTGGAGATGTTCTGTTTGATCCTCACAGCGGTGAAAACTATGAGAGGGATGAG GATCACTTAGCATTGATGATGGAGCTTCTTGGTGTGATGCCACGAAAG ATTGCATTAGGAGGACGCTACTCGCGTGATTACTTCAACAGACAGGGTGAACTAAGGCACATTAGGCGGTTGCGGTTCTGGCCACTGAGCAAGGTTTTAATGGAGAAGTATGAGTTCAGCGAGGAAGACGCGGTTGCTATGCAAGATTTCATCACTCCCATTCTTGAATTTGCACCTGAGAAGAGACCAACAGCTGCTCAGTGCCTAACGCACCCATGGTTGAATCCTGTCCCTAGATCACTTAAATCGTTACCGAGTCCACAAAAACCTAAAGAAGAAGATTCTACAGATGAGAATAAAGCCAAGGAGAAGGATGAGAGGGAAGCCATGGAGGTTGGCGTTGGGAATATAGCCATTGATGGCTCAGAGGAAAAGGTCTCAGCAAGAGCAGGTCGTCAATCTGCTCGTGATCTTCGCACTTGA
- the LOC103845515 gene encoding aspartic proteinase-like protein 2 isoform X1, whose protein sequence is MSAVRLTAAILVYLLPLTVLSYGFPAALKLERAVPANHEMEISQLKARDRARHGRLLQSLGGVIDFPVDGTFDPFVVGLYYTKLRLGSPPRDFYVQIDTGSDVLWVSCASCNGCPQTSGLQIQLNYFDPGSSVTATPISCSDQRCSWGIQSSDSGCSVQNNLCAYTFQYGDGSGTSGFYVSDVLQFDMIVGSSLVPNSTAQVVFGCSTSQTGDLVKSDRAVDGIFGFGQQGMSVISQLASQGVAPRVFSHCLKGENGGGGILVLGEIVAPNLVFTPLVPSQPHYNVNLLSISVNGQALPINPSVFSTSNGQGTIIDTGTTLAYLSEEAYVPFVEAITKAVSQSVRPVVSKGNQCYVIASSVAEVFPPVSLNFAGGASMFLNPQDYLIQQNNVGGTSVWCIGFQRIQNQGITILGDLVLKDKIFVYDLVGQRIGWANYDCSMSVNVSATSSSGRSEYVNAGQFSDNAAPQKPSLNMVGKTLMLLLMVINMFL, encoded by the exons ATGTCGGCTGTCCGGTTAACGGCGGCTATCCTGGTTTATTTACTACCGTTGACGGTTCTGTCCTACGGGTTTCCGGCGGCTCTGAAACTAGAAAGAGCGGTTCCGGCGAATCACGAGATGGAGATCAGCCAACTCAAGGCTCGCGACAGAGCAAGACACGGCAGATTGTTGCAGTCTCTCGGCGGCGTTATTGATTTCCCCGTCGACGGAACTTTTGATCCTTTCGTCGTTGG GTTATACTACACGAAACTGCGGTTGGGATCTCCTCCAAGAGATTTTTATGTACAGATTGACACAGGAAGTGATGTTCTGTGGGTTAGTTGTGCTTCTTGCAATGGCTGCCCTCAGACCAGTGGACTCCAA ATTCAGTTGAATTACTTTGATCCAGGGAGCTCAGTGACAGCCACGCCAATCTCATGTTCTGACCAAAGATGCAGCTGGGGTATTCAGTCCTCTGATTCAGGCTGTTCTGTTCAGAACAACCTTTGCGCTTACACGTTTCAGTATGGAGATGGAAGTGGCACCTCGGGGTTCTACGTCTCTGATGTCTTGCAGTTTGACATGATTGTTGGTAGCTCTCTCGTCCCTAACTCAACGGCTCAGGTTGTGTTCGG ATGCAGCACCTCGCAGACGGGTGATTTAGTGAAGTCGGATCGAGCGGTTGACGGAATCTTCGGGTTTGGGCAACAAGGGATGTCTGTGATCTCTCAGCTTGCTTCGCAAGGAGTAGCTCCGAGAGTGTTCTCACACTGTTTGAAAGGAGAGAATGGAGGCGGAGGGATATTGGTTCTTGGAGAGATTGTTGCGCCAAACCTTGTCTTTACTCCTCTTGTTCCCTCACA GCCTCATTACAACGTGAATCTGCTGAGCATCTCAGTGAATGGCCAAGCTTTGCCTATCAATCCATCCGTCTTCTCCACATCAAACGGCCAGGGAACAATCATTGACACTGGCACAACACTGGCATACCTTTCTGAAGAAGCCTATGTTCCTTTCGTCGAAGCT ATTACAAAGGCTGTTTCGCAGTCTGTGAGACCTGTTGTGTCGAAAGGGAACCAGTGTTACGTCATAGCCTCCAG TGTTGCTGAGGTATTTCCTCCAGTTAGCTTGAACTTTGCTGGTGGAGCATCCATGTTCTTGAATCCTCAGGATTACCTCATACAGCAGAACAACGTC GGAGGTACTTCAGTATGGTGCATCGGTTTCCAGAGGATACAGAATCAGGGGATAACGATTCTTGGAG ATTTAGTTCTTAAAGACAAGATCTTTGTCTATGATCTGGTCGGTCAGAGAATCGGATGGGCAAACTACGACT GTTCAATGTCGGTAAATGTCTCTGCGACTAGCAGCAGCGGAAGAAGCGAATATGTGAACGCAGGACAGTTTAGTGACAATGCAGCGCCGCAGAAGCCGTCTTTAAACATGGTCGGAAAGACTCTGATGCTGCTGTTAATGGTAATAAACATGTTCTTATAG
- the LOC103845516 gene encoding magnesium transporter MRS2-11, chloroplastic, translated as MALTPPPSTLTSRVNISSDHHHPSSPSLHFLLPPPGSLSSPPSSFSLHLSALNRSMICFETLKVLSRSKCFAKSPTTAEDFVGDYDSLNVSGDEDDDDGSSGGDGGREDAKKIDSSSSSSTVSSSSDSTSLGIREPVYEVVEVKATGAISTRKISRRQLLKSSGLRPRDIRSVDPSLFMTNSMPSLLVREHAILLNLGSLRAIAMRDRVLIFDYNRRGGRAFVDTLMPRINPRSMNGGPSMPFELEVVESALISRIQRLEQRLMDIEPRVQVLLEVLPNRLTADILEELRISKQRLVELGSRAGALRQMLLDLLEDPHEIRRICIMGRNCTLRRGNDDMECSLPLDKQIAEEEEEEIEMLLENYLQRCESCHGQAERLLDSAKEMEDSIAVNLSSRRLEVSRFELLLQVGTFCVAAGALVAGIFGMNLKSYLEEQPFAFWLTTGGIILGAAVGFFLMYSYLRKRKIF; from the exons ATGGCGTTAACTCCACCTCCATCCACACTCACTTCTCGTGTAAACATCTCCTCCGATCATCATCATCCTTCCTCTCCCtctcttcactttcttcttcctcctcctggaTCATTATCCTCTCCTCCCTCTTCCTTTTCTCTCCACTTATCCGCGCTGAACAGATCCATGATCTGCTTCGAAACACTCAAGGTTCTCTCGAGATCCAAGTGTTTTGCCAAATCTCCAACAACCGCCGAGGATTTCGTCGGTGATTACGATTCTCTTAACGTTAGCGGCGACGAGGACGACGACGATGGTAGTAGCGGCGGTGATGGAGGAAGAGAGGATGCAAAGAAGatcgattcttcttcttcttcgtctacTGTATCTTCCTCGAGTGATTCTACCTCTCTGGGGATTCGTGAGCCGGTTTATGAG GTTGTTGAAGTGAAGGCGACGGGAGCAATATCTACAAGGAAGATTAGCAGACGACAGCTTCTCAAGTCCAGTG GTCTTCGGCCAAGAGATATCCGAAGTGTTGATCCTTCATTGTTTATGACAAACTCCATGCCATCTCTGTTG GTCCGTGAACATGCAATTCTGCTTAATTTGGGCTCTCTGCGAGCGATAGCAATGCGTGACCGTGTCCTTATTTTTGATTATAACCG GAGAGGAGGAAGGGCTTTTGTTGATACATTGATGCCTCGGATCAACCCAAGAAGTATGAATGGAGGTCCCTCTATGCCTTTTGAACTCGAG GTTGTGGAATCGGCGCTAATCTCAAGGATACAGCGGTTAGAGCAAAGGCTTATGGATATAGAACCCCGA GTCCAAGTTCTTCTTGAGGTTTTGCCCAACCGCTTAACTGCTGATATATTGGAGGAACTTCGTATTAGCAAACAAAGACTG GTTGAATTGGGGTCGAGAGCTGGAGCTCTTAGACAAATGCTACTTGATCTCTTAGAGGATCCACATGAAATACGCCGCATATGCATCATGGGAAGAAACTGCACACTTAGAAGAGGAAATGACGACATGGAGTGTTCATTGCCCTTAGATAAGCAGATTGCTGAAG aagaagaggaggaaattGAAATGCTCTTGGAGAACTATCTGCAAAG ATGCGAGTCATGCCATGGTCAAGCAGAAAGGCTTCTGGATTCTGCAAAGGAAATGGAAGACTCAATTGCTGTCAATCTAAG TTCTCGGAGACTTGAGGTCAGCAGATTCGAACTACTTCTTCAGGTCGGAACGTTTTGCGTTGCAGCTGGTGCTCTCGTCGCAG GCATATTTGGAATGAACTTGAAGTCCTATCTTGAAGAACAACCT TTTGCATTCTGGCTAACAACGGGCGGAATCATCTTAGGAGCTGCAGTAGGCTTCTTCCTCATGTATTCCTATCTCCGTAAACGCAAAATCTTTTGA
- the LOC103845515 gene encoding aspartic proteinase-like protein 2 isoform X2, giving the protein MSAVRLTAAILVYLLPLTVLSYGFPAALKLERAVPANHEMEISQLKARDRARHGRLLQSLGGVIDFPVDGTFDPFVVGLYYTKLRLGSPPRDFYVQIDTGSDVLWVSCASCNGCPQTSGLQIQLNYFDPGSSVTATPISCSDQRCSWGIQSSDSGCSVQNNLCAYTFQYGDGSGTSGFYVSDVLQFDMIVGSSLVPNSTAQVVFGCSTSQTGDLVKSDRAVDGIFGFGQQGMSVISQLASQGVAPRVFSHCLKGENGGGGILVLGEIVAPNLVFTPLVPSQPHYNVNLLSISVNGQALPINPSVFSTSNGQGTIIDTGTTLAYLSEEAYVPFVEAITKAVSQSVRPVVSKGNQCYVIASSVAEVFPPVSLNFAGGASMFLNPQDYLIQQNNVGGTSVWCIGFQRIQNQGITILGDLVLKDKIFVYDLVGQRIGWANYDCSMSVNVSATSSSGRSEYVNAGQFSDNAAPQKPSLNMVGKTLMLLLMFLYTLLYGRGSVICGRWRVIISRPAKPRRRNV; this is encoded by the exons ATGTCGGCTGTCCGGTTAACGGCGGCTATCCTGGTTTATTTACTACCGTTGACGGTTCTGTCCTACGGGTTTCCGGCGGCTCTGAAACTAGAAAGAGCGGTTCCGGCGAATCACGAGATGGAGATCAGCCAACTCAAGGCTCGCGACAGAGCAAGACACGGCAGATTGTTGCAGTCTCTCGGCGGCGTTATTGATTTCCCCGTCGACGGAACTTTTGATCCTTTCGTCGTTGG GTTATACTACACGAAACTGCGGTTGGGATCTCCTCCAAGAGATTTTTATGTACAGATTGACACAGGAAGTGATGTTCTGTGGGTTAGTTGTGCTTCTTGCAATGGCTGCCCTCAGACCAGTGGACTCCAA ATTCAGTTGAATTACTTTGATCCAGGGAGCTCAGTGACAGCCACGCCAATCTCATGTTCTGACCAAAGATGCAGCTGGGGTATTCAGTCCTCTGATTCAGGCTGTTCTGTTCAGAACAACCTTTGCGCTTACACGTTTCAGTATGGAGATGGAAGTGGCACCTCGGGGTTCTACGTCTCTGATGTCTTGCAGTTTGACATGATTGTTGGTAGCTCTCTCGTCCCTAACTCAACGGCTCAGGTTGTGTTCGG ATGCAGCACCTCGCAGACGGGTGATTTAGTGAAGTCGGATCGAGCGGTTGACGGAATCTTCGGGTTTGGGCAACAAGGGATGTCTGTGATCTCTCAGCTTGCTTCGCAAGGAGTAGCTCCGAGAGTGTTCTCACACTGTTTGAAAGGAGAGAATGGAGGCGGAGGGATATTGGTTCTTGGAGAGATTGTTGCGCCAAACCTTGTCTTTACTCCTCTTGTTCCCTCACA GCCTCATTACAACGTGAATCTGCTGAGCATCTCAGTGAATGGCCAAGCTTTGCCTATCAATCCATCCGTCTTCTCCACATCAAACGGCCAGGGAACAATCATTGACACTGGCACAACACTGGCATACCTTTCTGAAGAAGCCTATGTTCCTTTCGTCGAAGCT ATTACAAAGGCTGTTTCGCAGTCTGTGAGACCTGTTGTGTCGAAAGGGAACCAGTGTTACGTCATAGCCTCCAG TGTTGCTGAGGTATTTCCTCCAGTTAGCTTGAACTTTGCTGGTGGAGCATCCATGTTCTTGAATCCTCAGGATTACCTCATACAGCAGAACAACGTC GGAGGTACTTCAGTATGGTGCATCGGTTTCCAGAGGATACAGAATCAGGGGATAACGATTCTTGGAG ATTTAGTTCTTAAAGACAAGATCTTTGTCTATGATCTGGTCGGTCAGAGAATCGGATGGGCAAACTACGACT GTTCAATGTCGGTAAATGTCTCTGCGACTAGCAGCAGCGGAAGAAGCGAATATGTGAACGCAGGACAGTTTAGTGACAATGCAGCGCCGCAGAAGCCGTCTTTAAACATGGTCGGAAAGACTCTGATGCTGCTGTTAATG TTTCTGTACACTCTTTTATATGGTCGCGGCAGTGTTATTTGTGGTCGCTGGAGAGTAATTATCTCCCGACCGGCGAAGCCACGCAGAAGAAATGTTTAA